Proteins co-encoded in one Candidatus Bealeia paramacronuclearis genomic window:
- a CDS encoding DedA family protein encodes MQEFIQTWGYVAVFLGSLIEGESVILTAGFLAHQGYLSLPKIIMISFIGTLIADQLLYFLGRSYGERVLDKFPKLREKAERAFKLLHKWDAIFMMSFRFIYGIRIISPVVIGMSGIPPKRFAIYNVLAAAVWAILSCSAGYFLGHLFMDQLDQMPKIILGMAIGAGAVIYLYFHFRKKKSLPKV; translated from the coding sequence ATGCAAGAATTTATTCAAACTTGGGGATATGTGGCTGTCTTTTTGGGTTCTCTCATTGAAGGGGAGTCTGTGATTTTAACGGCCGGCTTTTTGGCGCATCAGGGATATTTATCCCTTCCAAAAATCATCATGATTTCATTCATAGGCACGCTCATTGCGGACCAACTCCTTTATTTTCTAGGCAGATCTTATGGCGAGCGCGTGCTTGATAAATTCCCAAAATTGAGGGAAAAGGCTGAACGTGCATTTAAACTTCTCCATAAATGGGATGCCATTTTTATGATGAGTTTTAGATTCATTTATGGGATTCGTATCATCAGCCCCGTTGTCATTGGAATGAGCGGAATTCCGCCCAAGCGCTTTGCAATTTATAATGTCCTGGCCGCAGCCGTCTGGGCGATTCTCAGCTGTTCAGCAGGATATTTTCTAGGCCATCTTTTTATGGATCAATTGGATCAGATGCCAAAAATTATTTTAGGCATGGCCATTGGCGCAGGTGCGGTGATTTACCTTTATTTTCATTTTCGAAAGAAGAAATCCTTGCCAAAGGTCTAA
- the gpt gene encoding xanthine phosphoribosyltransferase: MSGSDHRFYVTWEEFYRDARALGWRLKDTAKWRGMIAITRGGLVPSAIVAREIGVRLIDTLCIASYGDEDDQQVDAETLKIPQIDHDGEGWLIIDDLSDTGKTAKIARRLFPKAHIAAIYAKPLGKDAIDSYMTEVSQDTWIVFPWEE, from the coding sequence ATGTCCGGATCTGATCATCGTTTTTATGTCACTTGGGAAGAATTTTATCGCGATGCGCGAGCTCTAGGATGGCGCCTTAAAGACACAGCCAAATGGCGAGGTATGATTGCCATTACGCGCGGTGGATTAGTGCCCTCTGCCATTGTAGCCCGCGAAATTGGGGTTCGCTTGATTGATACACTATGTATTGCCAGTTATGGCGATGAAGACGATCAACAGGTTGATGCAGAAACTCTCAAAATTCCTCAAATTGACCATGATGGCGAAGGGTGGCTCATCATTGACGATCTTTCAGATACAGGAAAAACCGCCAAAATTGCGCGGCGTCTTTTTCCCAAAGCTCACATTGCAGCTATCTATGCCAAGCCTCTGGGCAAGGACGCTATCGATAGCTATATGACGGAAGTTTCTCAAGATACATGGATTGTCTTTCCTTGGGAGGAATAA
- a CDS encoding CDGSH iron-sulfur domain-containing protein, which translates to MQVPHCAQASPYEIDVEAGKSYYWCTCGLSEKQPFCDGAHKGSGMKSQCFTAEASGKVWLCGCKATKNPPFCDGSHSDLGD; encoded by the coding sequence ATGCAAGTTCCCCATTGTGCGCAAGCGTCCCCTTATGAAATCGACGTTGAGGCAGGAAAATCTTACTATTGGTGCACCTGTGGGCTTAGTGAAAAGCAGCCTTTTTGTGATGGTGCGCACAAAGGCTCGGGTATGAAATCTCAGTGCTTTACAGCAGAAGCTTCTGGTAAAGTCTGGCTTTGTGGCTGCAAGGCCACAAAAAATCCCCCTTTTTGTGATGGATCCCATAGCGATCTTGGAGATTAA
- the rnhA gene encoding ribonuclease HI yields the protein MKKDHTDVVEIYTDGACRGNPGPGGWGALLRYKGVEKELSGFETRTTNNRMELMAAIRAIEAMKKPTRIELYTDSQYVKKGMSEWISGWKAKGWKNSKKEPVANADLWQELEALSQNHTISWHWVKGHSGHPENDRVDQLANEAIDLGLETLAHHT from the coding sequence ATGAAAAAAGATCACACTGACGTTGTTGAAATTTATACAGACGGCGCCTGCCGCGGCAATCCTGGCCCGGGAGGATGGGGTGCACTTTTACGTTACAAAGGCGTTGAAAAAGAACTCTCCGGCTTTGAAACACGTACCACCAACAACCGCATGGAACTTATGGCCGCCATCCGCGCCATTGAAGCCATGAAAAAACCTACACGTATTGAGCTTTATACGGATAGCCAATATGTCAAAAAAGGGATGTCGGAATGGATTTCTGGCTGGAAAGCCAAAGGCTGGAAGAACAGCAAAAAAGAACCCGTTGCCAATGCAGATTTGTGGCAGGAATTAGAGGCACTTTCTCAAAACCACACCATCTCTTGGCATTGGGTGAAAGGTCATTCCGGCCATCCTGAAAACGACCGCGTCGATCAATTGGCAAATGAAGCCATTGATCTGGGGTTAGAGACCTTGGCACACCACACTTGA